From the genome of Candidatus Latescibacterota bacterium:
ACGCAGTTTTTCAGGAGATGATGGCCTGGCGAGGATTTATGGAAGACAACAATCAACCTGCAGTCGATTGATGGTTGTCTGGCATGCTACAAACAAACTACACGATTATAAATAATAATGGTGGTCCACTACGGTTTTCGGATTTATTCCTTCCATTAACAGATCAAACTACATCTTTTCTGTAAATCACATTTTCAAGAGACCTCTGGCGGGAAATCATCCTAACTATTATTTTAATAACAAGGGATGACTCCATAACAGAAAGGAGGGTAGATATGAAGCGACTGAGCATGGCGGTCATTTTCGTGATGGTTTTTTACTCTGTGCCGAGTGCTGCGTGGGCCCAGGAATCAGAGAAAGATGATCCTGAAATCGTCGCAACCGGGGCTGGCCGGGTCGAGGCCGATCCCGAGAGTGCCAGAGTTGTTATAAACATCAGAGGTTTTGGGGAAACCGTAGACGAAGCAGCTGAAGTCTGCGTCTCAAATTACACGTATCTGCTCGATACTCTTAAGGCTGCAGGCATCAGGGCCGAAAGGATCATTACCCGCCATTTTAATTCATACCCGGAACCTCACAGGAAAAAAAGAAATAAGATTATCGGCTACTGGATGGTTCATGATTCATTCATAGATACTAAGGATCTCGGCGAGGTCAGGAAGATAGTCGACCAGGTACTGCGTTCCGGAGTCGCATCAGCAAGTGTGACCTGGTCGCTTTCATCCAGAGCTGACAGCGTTCGGAGCGAAGCTTTGAAGGAGGCTACCCTGAACGCGGTAGTCGAGGCAGAATCGATGGCTTCAGCAGCAGGAGGTGTTCTTGGAGAGCTGATCGAGCTTACGACCATTTACCCCGAAAACCCAAAATTCCCCACCAGGAATGTAGTCGAAGCATTAGCACTTAAGGGTGGAATAGTAAAACGGTCCTCAATTACACCGCAGAAGATCAAGGTTCACGTATCAGTCCTCGGTCGCTGGAGGCTGATCGGTGGGTTTGAGAACTGAGGAATGGGAGGGTTCAGGATGAAGATCAGAAGGATAGTAAGTCTGGTGTCCCTGGTTATTTTTCTCGCCGTGTCCCCTGCGCTGGCCGAAGAGGACGCGAGGTCTATAGTAATAGTCACAGGAATGGGAAGCGGCAGTGTCGATCCAGACAGGATAGTGGTCTCCTTTACACTCGGGCTTGTAAAGAAAACAACGGATGAGGCTGCGGAGGTTGCTGTAGTATTATATGAACAGGTCCTGACCGCTCTTGATACTGTTGGATTTGGACATGAGAGAGTGATTACAACTAATTATAGTGTGAGGGCTCAGAAACATCCCAAGAAACGAGATAAATATATCGGATTCAGCGCGAATCACGCTCTTCAAGTGACAACTTCCGATCCTGACAGTCTTGACACCATCCTGGAACAGATACTGAGGATCGAGGGAACGAGGATCCGTGAAATCAGGTTCACTTCGACAAAACTCGACAGTATACGTCGTGTTGCTCTAGCCAAAGCTGTCAGAAATGCGCGCGCTGATGCTGCTGTCGTAGCCGATGCGGCTGGTGGTGTCCTGGGTGAACTGATAGAGATTACGACTCATTATCCCGACAACCCCACTAACAGGCGAAAAGGCGGTTCCGAGCGGATTTCTCTGCAATCCACAAGAGCTATCCCCACACCGATCACTCCGCCGAAAATATCGATCAACATATCGGTCCGCGGTAGGTGGAGGTTCGTCGAGAAGAAATCAGACAGCGAGACGGTCCGGTAGCTGTGCCTTCTGAAAATCCATACCCCGTCCATTTATTTGGTCGAGGCCCAAAGGGGTGAGGATTTACTTGCGGGCAAATAAAAGGAATTGTCCTATTTCTTCTCAAGGGCTGTTCGGACGATCCTGACGATCTCATCTACGAGAACACTACCTCGTGGCCCGTTTCTCTGCATGATCGAACCGGCGACCACAAGATCCATTTCAGGAAAATAGAAAGCAAAGCTGTTCCAGAACCCAGTGTGTCCCCACCCGGTCATCCCATCTACATCGATGTGCCATATCCCCGCGCGATATGTGCCCTGTTCGGCAGCGATCGACATCGAGAGCATCGTATTAAGGGTAG
Proteins encoded in this window:
- a CDS encoding SIMPL domain-containing protein, with product MKIRRIVSLVSLVIFLAVSPALAEEDARSIVIVTGMGSGSVDPDRIVVSFTLGLVKKTTDEAAEVAVVLYEQVLTALDTVGFGHERVITTNYSVRAQKHPKKRDKYIGFSANHALQVTTSDPDSLDTILEQILRIEGTRIREIRFTSTKLDSIRRVALAKAVRNARADAAVVADAAGGVLGELIEITTHYPDNPTNRRKGGSERISLQSTRAIPTPITPPKISINISVRGRWRFVEKKSDSETVR
- a CDS encoding SIMPL domain-containing protein, with the translated sequence MKRLSMAVIFVMVFYSVPSAAWAQESEKDDPEIVATGAGRVEADPESARVVINIRGFGETVDEAAEVCVSNYTYLLDTLKAAGIRAERIITRHFNSYPEPHRKKRNKIIGYWMVHDSFIDTKDLGEVRKIVDQVLRSGVASASVTWSLSSRADSVRSEALKEATLNAVVEAESMASAAGGVLGELIELTTIYPENPKFPTRNVVEALALKGGIVKRSSITPQKIKVHVSVLGRWRLIGGFEN